A single region of the Brachypodium distachyon strain Bd21 chromosome 3, Brachypodium_distachyon_v3.0, whole genome shotgun sequence genome encodes:
- the LOC100838920 gene encoding uncharacterized protein LOC100838920: MSTPAASLPPPSSSSAAAPLPDLLESATFAPPAPPPPPPTPSAILSAWSHLRSPPAPSSTLAALETLHLHHRSLRLSSAHLELLLPLLPLHPRLVAPLLAASPPHLLRAAALPLASLPLSPRLLLLGALAGAKSSQNPTTSSTAATSGSSAKENLGGGEHDADDPVAAVSVILENMEQGSESCNDFDHLALAGIGYALANADELQFGRIIGSLVRVCGRIGNLGVGVRVFKLVEWLVLGFVESRRMRKVQVLLELISPEKCESQGYVLFPVVMAACGALRALRVAAVRHRLDFAPRLKEAPERTVRFAAARATVEGRGDDDLRRVLIQCVALGLARCGQVAFDESVLQCVCMALLEELIPLPHLLRMSVKSSDGSSAELVKNQVKQHQDSVLFKEAAPVTTLLCSQYTFADEKVRNHVETCVCEYAQELYCHLRAAVLLHQAKQKDLLAEIDKIAEAAFLMVVVFAAQVTKKRLDANSSGGFQPEVAVRILVAFSCVEHLRRMRLPEYTEAIQCAVVVNQENAAASALFIESMPSCAELTSKPDLLTLDGTRYIWYRDEVQTSRILFYLRVAPTCINLIPAHIIRDKLAPVMFLYIQHPSDKVTRAAHSLMVSFLSSGNDTEQDDQDALKEQLAFDYVRKSLEAYPGVTPFEGLASGITALVRHLPAKSPAILFCVHSLVVKAKDLCNTSMVQDRSLWRSWEDSTEPCKKISDLLLRLIFLVDIQSFSYLLKELAEFVTWLPKEGQDVLLDDMHTHVAESDDVVRKPVLVSWLQSLSYISSLATVHESNNKAGNAHSAGGVELSLNRTVARL; the protein is encoded by the exons AtgtcgacgccggcggccagtctcccgccgccgtcctcctcctccgcggccgCGCCTCTCCCGGACCTCCTCGAGTCCGCCACCTTCGcgccccccgcgccgccgcccccgccgcccacCCCCTCCGCCATCCTCTCCGCCTGGTCGCACCTCCGCAGCCCCCCCGCTCCCTCCTCCACCCTCGCCGCCCTCGAGAcgctccacctccaccaccgctCGCTGCGCCTCTCCTCCGCGCAcctcgagctcctcctccctctcctcccgcTCCACCCGCGCCTCGTCGCCCCGCtgctcgccgcctccccgccgcatctcctccgcgccgccgcgctccccctcgcctccctccctctctccccccggctcctcctcctcggcgcgctcgccggcgccaAGAGCTCCCAAAATCCCACCACCAGCAGTACTGCTGCTACCTCAGGGAGCTCTGCCAAGGAGAATCTCGGCGGTGGTGAACATGATGCCGACGATCCTGTCGCGGCTGTGAGTGTCATCCTGGAGAATATGGAGCAGGGCAGTGAGAGCTGCAATGACTTTGATCACCTCGCGCTTGCAGGGATCGGTTATGCGCTGGCGAACGCTGATGAGCTGCAGTTTGGGAGGATCATTGGGTCCTTGGTTAGGGTTTGCGGGAGGATCGGAAACCTAGGTGTTGGTGTCAGGGTGTTTAAGCTGGTGGAGTGGCTGGTCTTGGGATTCGTCGAGTCGAGGCGGATGCGGAAGGTTCAGGTTCTCTTAGAGCTGATTTCGCCTGAGAAGTGCGAGAGCCAGGGTTATGTGCTGTTTCCGGTGGTGATGGCAGCTTGCGGCGCACTACGGGCGTTGAGGGTTGCTGCCGTGAGACACAGGTTGGACTTTGCTCCGAGGTTGAAGGAGGCGCCTGAACGAACCGTTCGTTTTGCAGCTGCGAGAGCGACTGTAGAAGGGAGAGGAGATGATGATCTGCGACGTGTTCTTATTCAGTGTGTTGCGTTGGGCTTGGCACGGTGTGGGCAGGTTGCGTTTGATGAGTCAGTGTTACAATGTGTTTGTATGGCACTGCTGGAGGAGCTCATCCCTCTCCCACATCTGCTTAGGATGTCAGTCAAGAGTTCAGATGGTAGTTCTGCTGAGCTTGTCAAGAATCAGGTCAAGCAGCACCAGGATAGTGTCCTTTTCAAAGAGGCAGCACCAGTGACTACACTTCTGTGCAGTCAGTATACATTTGCTGATGAGAAGGTTAGAAATCATGTCGAAACTTGTGTATGTGAATATGCACAGGAGCTGTATTGTCATCTTCGTGCAGCGGTGTTGCTGCACCAGGCGAAACAGAAGGATCTGCTTGCGGAGATTGATAAGATTGCTGAGGCAGCATTTCTTATGGTTGTAGTCTTTGCAGCACAGGTCACGAAAAAAAGACTAGATGCTAACTCCTCAGGCGGGTTCCAGCCAGAGGTTGCTGTTAGGATATTGGTTGCATTCTCTTGTGTAGAACATCTGAGACGCATGCGCCTTCCTGAGTACACTGAAGCAATCCAGTGTGCTGTCGTTGTCAATCAGGAGAATGCGGCAGCCAGTGCTTTGTTCATTGAGTCAATGCCTTCTTGTGCTGAATTGACAAGCAAACCAG ATTTACTAACCTTGGATGGAACAAGATATATCTGGTACAGAGATGAGGTCCAGACATCACGCATACTGTTTTACCTGAGGGTTGCACCTACTTGTATTAACCTCATTCCAGCACATATAATTCGGGATAAATTAGCTCCGGTCATGTTCCT ATACATACAGCATCCGAGTGACAAAGTAACACGTGCTGCACACTCACTGATGGTATCATTCCTTTCATCTGGCAATGATACTGAACAGGATGATCAAGATGCTTTGAAAGAGCAACTTGCCTTTGACTATGTCAGGAAATCTTTGGAG GCTTATCCTGGGGTAACCCCATTCGAAGGATTGGCATCAGGAATTACAGCACTTGTTCGGCACCTTCCTGCAAAGAGTCCTGCCATTCTTTTCTGTGTCCATAGTCTTGTTGTCAAGGCTAAAGATCTTTGCAATACATCAATGGTTCAGGACAGATCCTTATGGAGGTCATGGGAAGATAGCACAGAACCTTGTAAGAAAATATCAGATTTGTTGCTACGGCTCATCTTCCTTGTGGATATTCAG TCATTCTCTTATCTTCTCAAGGAGCTGGCAGAATTTGTCACTTGGCTGCCCAAGGAAGGTCAGGATGTGCTCCTCGATGACATGCACACCCATGTCGCAGAATCTGACGATGTTGTACGAAAGCCTGTGCTTGTATCGTGGTTGCAGTCCCTGTCCTACATAAGCTCGCTAGCTACTGTTCATGAATCCAACAATAAGGCCGGAAATGCTCATTCTGCTGGTGGAGTTGAGTTGAGCCTGAACAGAACTGTTGCTCGTCTGTGA
- the LOC100835340 gene encoding putrescine hydroxycinnamoyltransferase 3 codes for MEVASGLLPVQSSKLKLDRSTSKAATMEVQILSSKLVKPAAEPTNNDTLAEPECIPLSVFDKVTYQIQMAIIYAFAPPAPTTAALEKGLALALADHRAFAGQLVTREEGPAVLLNDRGARVVEARVDDADLIDVAPPKPKPELLMLHPDLAVEHEEVVVLQLTRFRCGSLVVGFTAHHAVADGRGTSSFLVAWGRATRGLDMGLPPLYHHEGLFMPRLSPRVEFDHRNREYYLPPSPFAVASIADKESILVHKAHFTKDFIAHLRAAASHGLSRPFSRFETILAHIWRTITRARGLAPNETSTIRLSVDGRDRLGVPARYANNLVLWAFPHTTVSDLLTKPLMHAAQLIHDEVGRVADAGYFQSFIDFACSGNIKEEGLSPSAALNLRDVLCPDLEVHSWLTFPFYDLDFGTGSPAYVMPSYFPAEGLIFLMPSYIGDGSIDAFVPVFQDNLEAFKQCCYSISMDGDSS; via the coding sequence ATGGAGGTAGCTAGCGGACTGCTCCCTGTGCAATCGTCCAAGCTGAAGCTCGACAGGTCGACCTCCAAGGCTGCAACAATGGAGGTTCAGATCCTGAGCTCCAAGCTCGTCAAGCCTGCTGCTGAGCCCACCAACAATGACACCCTGGCCGAGCCCGAGTGCATCCCTCTTTCTGTGTTCGACAAGGTGACGTACCAAATCCAGATGGCCATCATTTACGCCTTTGCGCCGCCGGCACCTACCACGGCAGCTCTCGAAAAGGGCCTCGCTTTAGCCCTCGCTGACCACCGGGCCTTCGCGGGCCAGCTGGTCACCCGTGAAGAGGGCCCGGCGGTGCTGCTCAACGACCGTGGGGCGCGGGTCGTGGAGGCCCGCGTGGACGACGCGGACCTCATCGACGTCGCGccgcccaagcccaagccggAACTCCTGATGCTGCACCCTGACCTTGCGGTGGAACACGAGGAGGTCGTGGTGCTGCAGCTCACCAGGTTCCGGTGTGGCTCACTCGTTGTCGGGTTCACGGCCCACCATGCAGTGGCTGATGGTCGTGGCACCAGTAGCTTCCTCGTCGCCTGGGGCCGGGCCACCAGGGGCCTTGATATGGGCCTCCCACCGTTGTACCACCACGAGGGGCTCTTCATGCCTCGGCTTTCGCCGCGAGTCGAGTTCGACCACCGCAACAGGGAGTACTACCTCCCGCCATCGCCtttcgccgtcgcctccattGCCGACAAGGAAAGTATTCTTGTCCACAAGGCTCACTTCACCAAGGACTTCATCGCACATCTCCGTGCCGCCGCCTCACATGGCCTGTCCCGTCCATTCAGCCGGTTCGAAACCATCCTGGCCCACATATGGCGCACCATCACACGCGCGCGGGGCCTTGCCCCAAACGAGACCTCGACAATCCGCTTGTCAGTGGACGGGCGTGACCGCCTCGGTGTCCCGGCCCGGTACGCCAACAACCTCGTGTTGTGGGCATTCCCGCACACCACAGTGTCCGACCTCCTAACCAAACCGCTGATGCACGCCGCGCAGCTCATCCACGACGAAGTGGGGAGGGTGGCTGACGCGGGGTACTTCCAGTCATTTATTGACTTTGCATGCTCCGGCAACATCAAGGAGGAAGGGCTCTCACCAAGTGCTGCCCTAAATCTAAGGGATGTGTTGTGCCCTGACCTGGAGGTGCACAGCTGGCTCACCTTCCCGTTCTACGACCTGGATTTTGGCACAGGGAGCCCCGCATACGTCATGCCATCCTACTTCCCGGCGGAAGGGTTGATATTCCTCATGCCATCTTATATTGGGGATGGCAGCATTGACGCCTTTGTGCCCGTGTTTCAGGACAACCTAGAAGCGTTCAAGCAGTGCTGCtactccatctccatggaTGGAGatagtagctag
- the LOC100840746 gene encoding NADP-dependent D-sorbitol-6-phosphate dehydrogenase, whose amino-acid sequence MAAATALALSSGHQMPAVGLGVWRMDSPAIRGLIHSALRAGYRHFDCAADYQNEAEVGEALAEAFQTGLVKREDLFITTKLWNSDHGHVVEACKDSLKKLRLDYLDLYLIHFPVATKHTGVGTTASALGDDGVLDIDTTITLETTWHAMEDLVSMGLVRSIGISNYDIFLTRDCLAYAKIKPAVNQIETHPYFQRDSLVKFCQKHGISVTAHTPLGGSTANTEWFGSVSCLDDPVIKSLAEKYGKTPAQLVLRWGLQRNTVVIPKTSKVERLEENFAVFNFEISSEDMERIKALDRNYRTNQPAKFWGIDLYA is encoded by the exons atggcggcggctacGGCGCTAGCGCTGAGCAGCGGGCACCAGATGCCGGCGGTGGGGCTGGGCGTCTGGCGGATGGACTCCCCGGCCATCCGCGGCCTCATCCACTCCGCCCTCCGCGCCGGGTACCGCCACTTCGACTGCGCCG CTGACTACCAAAACGAGGCTGAAGTTGGCGAGGCACTAGCCGAGGCATTCCAAACTGGACTTGTAAAGAGGGAGGATCTTTTCATCACGACCAAG TTGTGGAACTCAGATCACGGGCATGTGGTCGAAGCTTGCAAGGATAGTCTAAAGAAGCTGCGGCTGGATTATCTAGATCTCTACCTTATTCACTTCCCAGTAGCTACTAAACATACTG GAGTTGGCACAACTGCCAGTGCACTTGGGGATGATGGGGTGCTTGATATTGATACAACTATCACACTAGAGACAACATGGCATGCAATGGAAGATCTTGTTTCCATGGGACTGGTTCGCAGCATTGGGATTAG CAATTACGACATCTTCCTCACCAGAGACTGCTTGGCGTACGCCAAGATAAAGCCCGCGGTAAACCAAATCGAGACACACCCTTACTTCCAGCGCGACTCTCTTGTGAAGTTCTGCCAGAAGCACGGGATCTCTGTCACTGCTCACACCCCACTGGGTGGTTCCACTGCCAACACAGAGTGGTTTGGCTCTGTCTCATGCCTCGACGACCCCGTCATCAAG TCTCTGGCTGAGAAATACGGCAAGACGCCAGCACAGCTAGTCCTCCGGTGGGGCCTCCAGAGGAACACCGTGGTCATCCCCAAGACCTCCAAGGTGGAGAGGCTGGAGGAGAATTTTGCTGTCTTCAATTTCGAAATCTCCAGCGAGGACATGGAGAGGATCAAGGCCCTCGACCGCAACTATCGCACCAACCAGCCGGCCAAGTTCTGGGGCATTGATCTGTACGCTTGA
- the LOC100836570 gene encoding peroxisome biogenesis protein 16 has protein sequence MEAYKIWVRKNRDLVRSLESLANGVTWILPERFANSEIAPEAVYALLGIVSSVNQHIIETPTDVLTSKEQSIPWALVVSILKDVEAVVEVAAQHFVGDDHKWGFLAVTEAVKACVRLAAFRESGYRMLLQGGEVENEEEDHVLADNHGVKSNGVPVIYPMNGHSQNDNGIASNGVDGKVGFVSKSLEGRAVAALSKFGQNAKMMSDPMWLSKLQPTPVPPVMEVEKPTLATIWSSRGVPGRLFMLGEAVHIFRPLVYVLLIRKFGIRSWSPWLVSLAVELTSLGIHSHATDLNQRAGKVHQLSSVERDELKRRKMMWALYVMRDPFFSNYTKRHLEKAEKVLNPVPLIGFVTGKLVELLEGAQSRYTYTSGS, from the exons atggaGGCGTACAAGATATGGGTGCGGAAGAACAGGGACCTCGTCCGCTCCCTCGAGTCCCTCGCCAAC GGCGTGACATGGATACTTCCTGAGCGCTTCGCCAACTCCGAGATCGCGCCGGAAGCAG TTTATGCACTTCTGGGCATTGTGAGTTCTGTCAACCAACATATAATTGAGACGCCAACCGATGTTCTGACCTCCAAGGAGCAATCTATCCCTTGGGCTCTTGTTGTATCCATACTAAAGGATGTGGAAGCGGTTGTTGAGGTTGCCGCTCAGCATTTTGTTGGAGATGATCACAAATGGGGCTTCCTTGCTGTTACAGAAGCGGTGAA AGCATGTGTCAGGTTAGCCGCTTTCAGAGAGAGTGGCTACAGGATGCTCTTACAAGGAGGAGAGGTGGAAAATGAAGAAGAGGATCATGTTCTTGCCGACAATCATGGAGTCAAAAGTAACGGAGTGCCAGTTATCTATCCGATGAATGGACATTCCCAAAATGATAATGGGATTGCGTCTAATGGTGTGGACGGAAAAGTTGGATTTGTATCTAAGAGTCTGGAGGGAAGAGCAGTAGCTGCTTTGAGCAAGTTTGGCCAGAATGCAAAGATGATGTCAGATCCCATGTGGTTGAGCAAGCTCCAACCTACTCCTGTTCCTCCTG TGATGGAGGTTGAGAAGCCAACTTTGGCAACTATTTGGTCTTCTAGAGGGGTTCCTGGGCGCTTATTTATGTTAGGGGAGGCCGTCCACATATTCAGACCACTTGTATACGTACTTTTGATCAGAAAGTTTGGAATCAGATCTTGGTCCCCGTGGTTAGTGTCATTAGCTGTGGAGCTCACAAGCCTTGGCATTCATTCGCATGCAACAGACCTAAATCAAAGAGCTGGGAAAGTTCATCAGCTGTCATCTGTTGAGAGGGACGAG TTGAAAAGGCGAAAGATGATGTGGGCCCTTTATGTCATGAGAGATCCATTCTTCTCCAACTACACCAA GCGTCATCTGGAGAAGGCTGAGAAAGTTCTGAATCCAGTGCCGCTTATTGGTTTCGTTACAG GTAAACTTGTGGAGCTACTGGAGGGGGCTCAGTCACGGTATACCTACACATCAGGCTCATAA